Below is a genomic region from Leptotrichia shahii.
AGTATACTAAGAAGGGATATAAGGAAATATTGTTTTTGGGTCAAAATGTAAATTCTTATGGAAGTGATTTTGCAAATGGAAAAGATAATTTTGCTGAACTTTTGGAGCAAAGTGCAAATGTGGAAGGGGATTTCTGGATAAAATATGTATCGCCACATCCAAAGGACTTTAGTGACGAAGTAATTGATACGATTGCAAGAAATCCTAAAATAGCTAGAATGTTACATTTGCCATTACAATCAGGATCTACGAAAATTTTGGATGCAATGAATAGAGGATATACAAAGGAGGAATTTATTGCACTTGCTAAGAAAATTAAGCAAAAAGTACCTGATATTGGGCTTACAACTGATATTATTGTAGGATTTCCAGGAGAAACTGATGAGGATTTTCAAGATACGATGGATGTTGTAAATGAAGTTGGATTTGAAAATGCGTTTATGTTTATGTATTCTAAAAGAACAGGAACTCCTGCGGCTACAATGGAAAAGCAAGTTGACGAGCATATAAAAAATGAGAGATTACAACAGCTTATGAGATTGCAAAATATGAAGGCAAAGGAAGAAAGTCAAAAGTATTTAGGGAAAATTGTAAAAGTTTTAGTTGAAGGACCGAGCAAAAAAAATCCTGAAATGTTGACTGGTAGAAGTTCTACGCATAAAATAGTTTTATTTAAAAGTGATAGAAAGGATCTAAAGGGAAAATTTGTGAATACAAAAATTTATGATGCTAAGACATGGACATTATATGGAGAGTTGGTGGAGGAATAAATGATAAAAAAAGAAAAAAAAATTGAAGATGAAAAAGTATTGGAAGAACAGCCAGAAACGACAAAACTAAGAAGAGGACGAATAAGAAATATAGAAACAGATAAAATTTTGGAAAGTGCTGAATCAGGGGAAGAAAAAAAACATAAAGACGATGAAAACTTAAATTATGAAGAAAAAATGATAAAAGATATTCTTTCTGAAAATGTAACTAAATTGAAAAAAATGGCAAAGGAATATAAAATTGAAGGTTTTTCTGGAATGTCAAAACTTGAACTTATAAATGCTATTTTGATAAAAAAAGGTGAGGAAAGAGGAAAAACCTATGGATTTGGGAAACTGGATGTAATAGGCGACGGAAATTATGGATTTTTGAGAAATACATCAATTGGACCTGATGTGTATGTGTCGATTTCTCAGATAAAGAGGTTTTTTTTAAGAAATGAAGATATTGTATTTGGGGAATTAAGAATTCCGATTGGAACAGAGAAAAATTATGGGATTTTGAAGGTTTTGCTTGTAAATGGGGATTTGCCTGAAAAATCGCTGGAACGTCCGTATTTTGATGATTTAGTGCCATCTTATCCAGATGAAAAGTTAAATTTGGGAGGTGGAGAAATTTCATCTAGAATTATAGACCTTGTTTCGCCTATTGGGAAAGGGCAGAGAGGGCTCATAGTTGCACCCCCAAAAGCGGGAAAAACTGTGCTTCTTTCAACACTTGCAAATGATATTATAAAATATAATCCAGAAATTGATGTCTGGATACTGCTAATTGATGAACGGCCTGAGGAAGTTACGGATATTAAGGAAAATGTGAAGGATGCGGAAGTTTATTCGGCGACTTTTGATGAGGATCCTAGAGTGCATACGGAAGTTACGGAAAATGTGCTTCAAATGGCAAAAAGACAAGTGGAACGTGGGAAAGATATTTTAATTCTTATGGATAGCCTGACAAGGCTTGCACGTTCATATAATATAACCATTCCATCAAGTGGAAAGTTGATCTCAGGAGGGATTGATCCAAATGCACTTTATTATCCAAAAAGATTTTTAGGAGCTGCGAGAAATATAAAAAATGGTGGAAGTTTGACAATTATTGCGACGGCTCTTGTTGAAACTGGAAGTAGAATGGATGAAGTGATTTTTGAGGAATTTAAAGGTACAGGAAATATGGAAATCATTTTAAGCAGAACGCTTGAGCAGTTGAGAATATTTCCAGCGATTGATGTGCTGAAAAGTGGAACAAGACGTGAGGAGCTTTTAATTCCAAGACAGAATTTGGAAAAAATATGGAAATTGCGAAGAGAATTAAATGAAATGTCTGAAGTTGAAGGAATAAGAAATCTAATTGAGCTTATAAAAAAATATAAAAATAATGATGAATTATTGGAAGATTTGTATAAAACGAAAAAAATAAATAAATAAAAAATAGAAGGAGAGTAAAAATGTTTGGAAATGTAAAATATGAAGCAGGATTGTTATTTAACAAGGAAAATTTTAAATTGGTAAAAAAAGTTTTGAAAAGGGATGAAAAAATTGCTAAACATAATCATGAAAATGAAGAAATTATTTTCACAGTTTTGAAGGGAAAAATGGAAATATTTTTAAATGAAACTGAAAAACATATTTTAGTTCCAGGAGATATTTTGCATTTTGACGGAGTGAATTTTATTAATGGTGTTGCTTTAGAGGATTCTGAAGTTAGCGTTACATTGATAAAAAAATAGGAGTATTAAAAAAGGCTGTATTTCGTAAGATTAACTTTATGAGACAGCCATTTTTTTTTATTTTTATCAAAACCTTTAACTAAAAAATATTTGAAAATCTTTTTAACATTAGTTATACAAGTCAATCCAAATTGTTCATTTAAAAGAGTTGCAACATTTTTAGAAATAAATGATGGAGTTTATATTACATTTTTAGATTTTTATGGATTATTTTATTTTTATTTTTTTTTGAAATTAAATTCAATGTTGAGATTAAAATATAAAGATATACCAAATATGGCATAGCCCCAACTTTATGGAATTCAGTAAAAACAATTGCAAAAACAAAAATTCCAAGAGTAAGTAAAATCATTTTTCCAGATTCTCTTAACATTTCTTCCTTCACATCGTAACCAAATACCACAGGACGGAAAACTTTATTCATAATTCTTGTAAAAGGGTTTAATATTAATAGAACATAAGATAATATTTCGTTTTTTACTCCAAGTATTGATAAAAGTCCAATTACAAGTCCGAGCATTATCCCGTAATATATTTTTCCTGGTGCAGATGATGGACTTGTTGGCATATCTGTTGCCATAAAGATTCCTGTTAATAATAATCCGCCAGTTGAAATATTAATATTATTTCTTAAAAATATTGAAACTAGAAAAAATGTAGCAAATAAACTTACTGGAATATGCCATGAAATTCGATTTTTTAATAACAAGTACAGTCCTCCTAAAATTAGGGCAAATGCAGAATAAGCACCAACAGATCCTGAAGAAGTTAATAGTAATCCGTCTAGATAATTAGTAATTGAAGAATTATGAAATCCTGCAAAAAATTTTATTTTAGATAATTGTATTAATTCCTGACTGAACCATATTGTTCCAGAGGACATTGCTGATGAAAAAAATACAGTCATAAATTCCCGACCTATTACTGCAGGATTAAAAATGTTTTTTCCAATTCCGCCATAAATTAATTTTCCAAAAATAACTGCCATACAAGCTCCAAAAATAACTATAGGTAATGGAGTTAATGGGGCAAGTGTCATAGCCAGCAAGATACCTGTTATAATTGCTGACAAGTCATGAACAGAATCGTTGTCATTTAAAAAATATTTTGAAAAAAGTTTTTCAGTTACCACAGCGGATAAGACAGAAGTCGCTATTAAAAGGAGCGATTTTGTTCCATAAACTAAAGCTGAGGCGATAATAGCTGGAAATAATGCTGCGATTACGTCTTTCATAATATTTCTTACTTCTGTTTCAGTTCTGATATATGGAGTAAAAGATAATTTCTGTAATTTTCTTTTTTTAAAAAAGTTTTTTATTATTTTTTTTCTTTTAATTTTTTCATCGCTTTCTAGAGCTTCTTTTTTAGAAAATATTTTTTTTATATCAATCTTATTTTTTTTTAGTAGTTCTGTTTCTTTTTTCTTTTCTCTTTCTTTAATGTTTTCAGTTGTATTCAAATTACTTGAATTTTTTATTTTACTGTTGGTTCTGCCTATTTCAGAATCTTGAGAATAATTCTTTTTTAATTGTTCAGTTTTTTTAGCTTTTGGAAGGTTGTGAACTGTAGAATCTAAAAGTGTATCATCGTTGTCTAAAAGTCCCTTTTTGCCGTTATTCTTTTTTCTGTCTAATATTTCTTCCATTAACGATTTTTCGTTATTTTTCATTATTTTTTACCTCCAATTCCGACAAAATTAATTTTCCAGTTTTTATACTTTCCATCAAAGGAACTCTTGAAGGGCATACAAATTCACAAGCTCCGCAGTCGATACAGTTTTGAATATTAGCTGTTATCATTTTTTCATATTTCCCATTTTTATAGTAATCTGCAAATTCAAAAGGCATTAGGTTCATTGGACAGGCTTCTACACAATATCCGCAAGAAATGCAGTTTTTACGTTCAATTTCTTCTGTGTCTAAAAATAGTATTCCAGAAGTTCCTTTTACTGTTGGTATTCTAGAATCAAAAACTTCTGTTCCCATCATTGGTCCGCCAAAAATTACTTTATCTTCATTTACAATTTTTAGTTCATTTACAATATAGTAAAGTGGAGTTCCAAATTTTAACTTATAATTTCCGATATTTCTTGCTTTTTCTCCAGAAATTGTAACAATTCTTTCAATAAGTGGCTTTCCTTCAAAAAAAGCATTGTAAATTGCTTTGACTGTACTTACATTACTTACAATTACACCTTGTTCAAGAGGCAGTTCCCCCTTTTTAACTTTTTTTTGTGTAATAGTATTTATTAGTTGTAGTTCACTTCCTTGTGGATAAATTGTAGGAAGCAATTTTACTTTTACTTCAAATTTTTCTTCTTTTTGTATTTTTTCAAATATTTCAATTAGTTCCTTATTTTCTTCTTCTATTCCAATTACAATTTCTTTCGGATTTAATAATTTTTGTATAACTTTTAAGCCACGGAAAATTTCTGTTGTAAAATTTTTCATAACAGAGTAGTCAGAAGTCAAATATGGTTCACATTCAGCACCGTTTATTATAAGGGTTTCTACTTTTTTAAATTTTATATCATATTTTACATGTGTGGGAAATTGTGCTCCTCCAAGCCCAACTATTCCTGCTTCCCTGATTATTTTAAAAATTTCTTCTTTTTTTATCAGTCTTAAATCACGTAGTTCTCTTTTCGTCAAAGTTTCTTCTGTATTTTGAAAGTCATTTACAATAATAACTGTTTTGACTTTTTTTCCGTTTGCCATAAGATGATCAATAATATCAACGACGTCCCCAGAAACTGGCGAATGAATATTAGCTGAAATATTTCCAGAAATTTCTCCTATTTTTTCATATTTTTTTACGTGGTCTCCAATTTCTACTATTGGAATAGCTGGACTTCCTATATGTTGTGAAAGAGGTATGTAAAAAAGGTTGGGATCTGCAATTTCTTTTATTTTGGTATTTTTTGTCATTGGTTTCATTGGTTGACGTTCTTTATTTGTATTTTTTTTTATAGTCTTTTCATCTTCATCAATGTTCTTGTTGAAAAGGATGTTTGCTATTCGTCTAAAACTTATTCTTCTAACCATTTTTATCTCCATTTTTTATTTATTAATTTTTAGTAAATTTACGTAATAAGGCGAACTCTTTTAATTTAAAAAAAGTCAATAATTTTAAAGGTTCAGATTTAAAGAAAATCTTATCAATAACTAGAAAACAAGGGGTTTTTGCCCCTCGTTCCAGAATATTATCAAAATATTAATTAGTTTGTTGTCATAAGTTCATTTATCAGATCTTTTACATGCACAAGTTCCTTTAATCTCCATCCATTAGCCCCTGAGAAAAACAATCCGCTTTGAAGTCTACCTAGATAAGCATCTCCCAAGCTGTCGGCAATACAGTATCCCACTCTATTTGCACCTTTTCCACGTTCACAAGGAAATACGCAGTTGCTTATACATTTGATTTTTTTTGTATTTGGTTCTAATGTTTTGATTAAATTTGTTTTTACTGCACGTCCAGGATAACCAACTGGAGAACTTACGATTACAATGTCTTCTTCCTTTGCATCGATCAATACTTGTTTTAACACATCGCTTGCATCACATTCGTAAGTACCGATAAATCTTGTACCCATCTGAACGGCATCTGCTCCAAGTGCCATAATATTTTTTATATCGTTATTGTCCCATATTCCACCTGCTGCAATAATAGGAAAATCTCCCCATTTATCACGCTCTTCCTTTATTGGAGGAAGAATTGCTTCCAGCTGATGTTCAGGAGCGAATAATTCTTCATATTTTGCACCTTGGTGTCCTCCACTTTTTGGTCCTTCCACAATTACTGCGCCTGGCATTTTTCCAGCAGCCTTCCATTTTCTGCAAATTATTTTTAATGCTCTGGCTGATGAAACTATTGGAACAATTTCCACATCTGGATAATCTTTTACAAGTTTTGGAAGTTCCAGCGGAAGTCCAGCTCCTGTAACAATAATATTTGCTCCAGCTTCAAGTGCATCCTTTACAACTCTCGCATAATCATTTATTGCATGGAGAATATTGCAGGCAAGCGGTTTATCTCCACAAATTTTTCTTGCATTTTTAAATATTTCAAAAAGTGCTTCACGATTATAGGCATTTTCTGTTCCAAGAGGACGTCCATTTACAGCTTTTTTTACAAATTTCATATTTTGGTAATATCCAGTACAAATTGCACTTATTGTTCCAAGACATCCATTTTTTGCAACGTTTCCAGCAAGTCTGTCCCAGCTGATACCAACTCCCATTCCACCTTGAACGATTGGTTTTTCAATAAAATATTTTCCTATTTTAATTCCCTTTAATTCAATTTTTTTATTTTCATTTATTTTTTCTTCATTTAAATTTACAGAATTTTCTTCTTTTATTTCTGATGCTTTATTCACTTTAATTTCCTCCAATTTTATAATTTTTATTAATAGTTATTTTTATGAAAATTATACGGAGGAGCTCTACAAATTTTTGTATTTGAACTTATTGAAGTATAATTTAAGAGAATATAAAAAAATAAATATAGTTTTTGTAAAATTTCTAATATTTTTTTTATTCTTTCGATTATCTTATTTCTAATATCATTTTCAATAAAATTTTTATATCCATTGGCACAAAGCCTCTCAAATTTTTCAACGAGCCTTTTTAAATCAACATTTTCCAAAAAGGATAAATCAATGCCTGAATTGGAAATATATTTATCCAAAGCCTTTAGAAATCCATCACTTTTGCTAATAACAATATTTTTATTTTTTTTATATAATAAAGCAACGTTTTCAATATTTAAAAAATTTATTTTAGAAAAAGTACCAAAGTAATCTTTTTTTGTTATTTGGTCAAAAAGAATTGATATAACCGACTGTACAACTTTTGAGAGTTTTTTTAGCCGAAATTTTTCAAACATAAAACCTCCTTTATTACTTAATTATTTTGATATTAAAAAAATTTGTTTATACAATGCATACTGTTTTAATTATATAATGTTTTTGTAATTTTTACAATTAAATATTTTTATTTTGTTAATCAAAGTATTTTAAAAATAAATAGAATAACAGTAAAAATAAAAAAAATATTAATAATTTTATAGAAAACAAATAATTTTTAAAATACCGTCAAAAAATTGCAATCTTATAAATTTTAGAGTATAATATATTTTAGAATATTAAAATTATTATAGATAAAAATAATTGAGGAAAATAAATAGGAAATTGTAAAAGTAAAGTCTGTAAAAATTATATAAACTTTTACATAAAACTAAAATAAAGAAAAATATAGGAGGCTTTATGGTTGCAACAATACAAGTTAATAAACAAAGTATAAAACGGCTGCTGGAAAGCGGGAAAGAACAGATGTTTTTAATACCTGAATATCAAAGGCCATATTCCTGGACTGAAAATGAGACTAAGACATTATTTTACGATCTTTTGGAATTTACAGAAAGTGAGTCGAAAAAAAATAGTGAAGTGGAAGGAACATATTTTTTAGGAAGTATCGTTTCTTATGAAAATGAAGCTGGAGAGCAGGAAATCATTGATGGGCAGCAAAGAATCACTTCATTGTTCTTGCTTCTTCGTGCAATTTATACAAAATTAACTTCTTATAAGGAAAAAACTGTTGAGCAGGAAAACTTTATAAGACAGATTCAGCCTGCACTTTGGAAACAGGAAAAATTGACTGGAGAAGTTGATTATAAAAGTGTGCTGATTACATCACGAGTTATAGATAATGAGGGAAATAAAATTTTACAGGATATTTTAGAAACAGGAATTGCTGACCATAAGAGAAAGGACAATTATTCTAAAAATTATATTTTATTCCAAAGGCTATTTGATAAACTTTGTGAATTAAGTCCAACTTTAATGCTGGAATTTATTTATTATACATTAAATAAGGTGGTAGTTTTCCCAATAAAGACAGATTCTCAAGATGATGCTCTAAGCGTGTTTTCTACTTTGAATGACAGAGGATTGCCATTATCTGAAGCGGATATATTTAAGGCAAAAATGTATAATAGAATAAAAAAAGAATATAAGAAAATGTTTATTAAGCAATGGAAAAATCTAAGTGAACGGGCAACCTATGCCAGAGAAAATGTAAAACAGCTGTTTTATTACTATATGTTCTATTTAAGGGCAGTAGAAAAGGATATTGCAACAACTACACTTGGACTTAGACGTTTTTATTCAAAAAATGGATTTACAAGGCTGTATAAATCAAATTTACTAAAACATCTGGATCAAATTCTGGATTTATGGGTTGTAATGAACAGGCATGAATCTATTGACGACAAGCCTTGGACTGAAAATATAAATATTATTAAAATTTTGGATACTTTGTCAGCATATCCAAATGAATCTTGGAAATATCCAGTTGTTGTATATTATTTGTCGCATGGAGAAAAGGAAAATTTTGAAGCGTGTTTTCTAAAATTTTTGAGAAAGCTGTTTTTGGAATTAACTGCCAATTACCTTGTAACGCCAAGTGTTTCAGCAGTAAAAGCAGACATTCTCAAATTAAATGTTGATATAGTTGATAATATTTCTCCAAAAGTTGCGTTTAAAAATATTCCAATCACGATATTACAGGAAAGAGTTAAAACGCCCAATAAAAATCTTGTGCGTATGATTTTAAAAATGGTTGTCTATAATAATCAAGATGAACTGTTGCCTGAAAAATGGGAAGTTGAATATATATTGCCACAAAAATGGAGTGACCGGTTTACAGAAAGTGTCGAAAATAAAGAAGTTAAGAAGCATATAAATTATATAGGAAACAAGATTCCATTTGAAAGAAGATTGTCAATTAAAGCTACGGAAAACTTCTTTGAAAAGAAAAAGATAAGTTATAAAAAATCTAAAATTAAATATGTTAGAGAATTGATACCAGATGATAAGAATGACTGGACTTTTGAAGATATTGAAACAAGAAATAAAAAAGTAGCTGAAGAACTTGTTAAATTGTTTATTACTTGGAATGGAGAATATGAATTTTAAAGGAGAAAAATTTGGAAAGTTTTATTTTTTTAGGAATTATTTTGTTAGTTGGAGCAATAACAAATAATAAGTCTATTGTTTGGGCAACAATTTTTGTGCTAATTTTAAAATCTTTATTTAATATTACTGAATATTATAAAATAAAGGGAATTAATATTGAAGGATTTATGACTCAATTTAGAAAGGAAGGGATAAGCTGGGGAGTGTTAATAATTACAATTGCAATTTTGATTCCTATTGCAACTGGGGAAATTGGTTTTTCCCATCTGCTTTCTGCCTTTAAATCTCCAGTTGGATGGGTTGCAATTATAAGTGGAATTACAGTTTCCATCCTTTCTTCAAAAGGAGTCGGACTTCTTTCTGGGCAGCCTGAGATCACCGTTGCCCTTGTAATTGGGACAATAATGGGAGTTGTATTTTTTAAAGGAATTGCGGCAGGACCAGTTATTGCCAGCGGAATTACATTTTGCATTTTAAAGGTGATGGAATTATTTTTAAGGCATTGATTTTGTTTAAAGGTTATTTTTTATAAAAAAACAGCAAAAATTTAAAAAAGTAAAGAAATGGTGTTGACAAAAGCTACAGAGTATGGTATTATAAATGAGCTAGTTTATTCTGGTAATACCAATATTTTATTGGGAGGGATAGAAACAATGAGAGTACAAGTTATTTTAGAGTGCACTGAAACTAAGTTGAGACATTATGTTACAACTAAAAATAAAAAAACTCATCCTGAAAGATTAGAGATGAGAAAATACAATCCAGTGCTTAAAAGACATTCTCTTTACAGAGAAGTTAAATAATCTCATAAAAATAGATAGGTCAGTAGTTCAATTGGTAGAGCGTCGGTCTCCAAAACCGAAAGTTGCGGGTTCGATTCCTGCCTGGCCTGCCATTTTATTTTATGAGAATTTTTTTTAATAAAGAAATTAGTTATATATGGTTTGAGAACTATTTATTTTTTAAGTTAAATTTCTTTATTTAGAGTAGGAGAATTTAGTTTTTTAGTTAAAATTCTTGGATGATTCTAGGAGATAATTATGAGTAAATTTAATTTAGAGGATGCTATCAGAAATTTACGTGAGGAATATAAAAAAATATATTGGCCAGATAAAATTGAAATTTATCATGTTACTATAATTGTGATTTTGATGACAGCTTTTATAGCTGTATATACACTTCTTTTTGATACAGCATTTAATTTTGTGTTGGCAAAAATAAGTGAAGTTCTAAGAAATATTTTAGGAGGCGCGTAAAGTGACTGAAGCAAGTGAAAAGGTTGAAGAGGAAGTTGCATACGAAAAAAAATGGTATATAATTCACACTTATTCTGGTTATGAAAAAAAAGTGGCTGCTGATTTAGAAAAAAGAATAGAGTCGCTTGATTTGACGGATAGAGTTTTTAGAATTTTGGTGCCTGAAGAAGAGGTTCTAGAAGAAAAACGTGGAAAAATGGTAAAAGTTCCAAGAAAACTTTTTCCAAGTTATGTAATGATAGAAATGCTTTCTGTTAGAGAAGAAAATGAATTAGGGCTGGGATATCGTGTTGACAGTGATGCCTGGTATGTAATAAGAAACACTAATGGAGTTACTGGATTTGTCGGGGTTGGAAGTGATCCAATACCGTTGTCTGATGAAGAAGCTGCAGATTTACTTTCTAAAATTGGAATTGATATCGATGGAGAAGAAAAAGCTCCGAGACTTGATATTAATTTTACAGTTGGAGAAGTTGTTACTGTTAAAGGTGGCTCATTTGATGGACAGCAAGGAGAAATTTCAGAAATTGACCATGAACACGGTAAAATAAAGGTAATGCTTGAAGTATTGGGGCGTTTGACTCCTGTAGAAGTAGAGCATACTGAAATAGAAAAAATAGATTATTAAAATTTAAAAACAAAAAAAGTATTATTTTAAAGGAAAGTATTATTAAAGAATAACAATTAGCGAAATTTTAATTTGAAAGAAAGAGTGGGAGATTTTAAAAATTCAATTACCACAGAGGAGGAAAAATGGCTAAAGAAGTAATCGGGAAGATTAAATTACAATTAGAAGCGGGGAAAGCGAATCCTGCACCACCAGTAGGGCCTGCATTAGGACAACATGGGGTAAACATTGCAGAATTCTGTAAATCATTCAACGCTCAGACACAAGATAAAATGGGATTCGTAATTCCAGTAGAAATTACTGTTTATGCAGATAGAAGTTTTACATTTATACTAAAAACACCACCTGCATCAGACTTGTTGAAAAAAGCTGCTAAAGTTAAAAAAGGTGCTGGGAACTCAGTAAAAGAAGTTGCTGGAACTATAACTAAAGCTCAATTGCAAGAAATTGCAGAAACTAAAATGCCAGATTTAAATGCTGGATCAGTTGAAGCGGCTATGAATATTATCGCAGGAACTGCAAGAAGTATGGGAATTAAAATTTCTGAATAATTAAATATTTAAATTAGAGATAAGAAATAAAGAATTATAATGATTATTAGAACAAGTGGAAGGTTATAAAACCAATGACCACAGAGGAGGAAATAATAAATGGCAAAAAGAGGAAAAAGATACGATAACATTTCTCAAAAAGTAGATAAAATGAAAGTTTACACACCAGAAGAAGCATTGGATTTAGTTTTTGAAACTAAAAGTGCAAAATTTGTGGAAACAGTAGAATTAGCAATAAGATTGGGAGTAGATCCAAGACACGCTGATCAGCAAGTAAGAGGTACAGTTTCATTACCAAACGGAACAGGTAAAACAGTAAGAATCTTGGCTATTACAAGCGGAGAAAATATTGATAAGGCATTGGCAGCAGGAGCAGATTTTGCTGGAGATGATGAATATATTAACAAAATCCAAGGTGGATGGCTTGATTTTGACTTAGTAATTGCTACACCTGATATGATGCCTAAACTAGGAAGATTAGGAAGAATTTTAGGAACTAAAGGACTTATGCCTAACCCTAAATCAGGAACAGTTACAACAAACATTGAACAAACAGTTCAAGAATTTAAAAAAGGAAAAGTTGCATTTAAAGTTGATAAATTAGGATCGATTCACTTACCAATCGGTAAAGTTGATTTTACAAAGGAAGCTATCGTAGAAAACTTCAAAGTAGCATTAGATCAAATTATCAAATTAAAACCAGCCGCTTCAAAAGGGCAATATTTAAGAACAGTTGCAATCTCATTAACTATGGGACCTGGAATTAAAGTTGATCCATTATTGGCTGGAGCATTTGTTGCTAAATAGTAAATAATCTTAATAATATAAATTACCGAGCGGATTTTTTCTGTTCGGTAATTTAAAAAAATATAAAAATTAATAATGATTTTTAAAATATACTTGCAATTTTGTGAAAATTGTTGTATAATAATATATATTGGTTTATAATATATAAATCATATAGAAAAATATAACCAAAGAC
It encodes:
- the miaB gene encoding tRNA (N6-isopentenyl adenosine(37)-C2)-methylthiotransferase MiaB → MEKRATIITYGCQMNVNESAKMKQMLQTMGYSMTEDIENTDLVFLNTCTVREGAAVKVYGKLGDLKRIKEEKDGKMIIGVTGCLAQEVRDEFIKKTPYVDLVLGNQNIGRIPDLLERIEAGEETHIVMVEDEDELPTRVDADFGDDIVASISITYGCNNYCTFCIVPYVRGMERSVPLNEVVRDVEQYTKKGYKEILFLGQNVNSYGSDFANGKDNFAELLEQSANVEGDFWIKYVSPHPKDFSDEVIDTIARNPKIARMLHLPLQSGSTKILDAMNRGYTKEEFIALAKKIKQKVPDIGLTTDIIVGFPGETDEDFQDTMDVVNEVGFENAFMFMYSKRTGTPAATMEKQVDEHIKNERLQQLMRLQNMKAKEESQKYLGKIVKVLVEGPSKKNPEMLTGRSSTHKIVLFKSDRKDLKGKFVNTKIYDAKTWTLYGELVEE
- the rho gene encoding transcription termination factor Rho, with product MIKDILSENVTKLKKMAKEYKIEGFSGMSKLELINAILIKKGEERGKTYGFGKLDVIGDGNYGFLRNTSIGPDVYVSISQIKRFFLRNEDIVFGELRIPIGTEKNYGILKVLLVNGDLPEKSLERPYFDDLVPSYPDEKLNLGGGEISSRIIDLVSPIGKGQRGLIVAPPKAGKTVLLSTLANDIIKYNPEIDVWILLIDERPEEVTDIKENVKDAEVYSATFDEDPRVHTEVTENVLQMAKRQVERGKDILILMDSLTRLARSYNITIPSSGKLISGGIDPNALYYPKRFLGAARNIKNGGSLTIIATALVETGSRMDEVIFEEFKGTGNMEIILSRTLEQLRIFPAIDVLKSGTRREELLIPRQNLEKIWKLRRELNEMSEVEGIRNLIELIKKYKNNDELLEDLYKTKKINK
- a CDS encoding cupin domain-containing protein, coding for MFGNVKYEAGLLFNKENFKLVKKVLKRDEKIAKHNHENEEIIFTVLKGKMEIFLNETEKHILVPGDILHFDGVNFINGVALEDSEVSVTLIKK
- a CDS encoding RnfABCDGE type electron transport complex subunit D, producing the protein MKNNEKSLMEEILDRKKNNGKKGLLDNDDTLLDSTVHNLPKAKKTEQLKKNYSQDSEIGRTNSKIKNSSNLNTTENIKEREKKKETELLKKNKIDIKKIFSKKEALESDEKIKRKKIIKNFFKKRKLQKLSFTPYIRTETEVRNIMKDVIAALFPAIIASALVYGTKSLLLIATSVLSAVVTEKLFSKYFLNDNDSVHDLSAIITGILLAMTLAPLTPLPIVIFGACMAVIFGKLIYGGIGKNIFNPAVIGREFMTVFFSSAMSSGTIWFSQELIQLSKIKFFAGFHNSSITNYLDGLLLTSSGSVGAYSAFALILGGLYLLLKNRISWHIPVSLFATFFLVSIFLRNNINISTGGLLLTGIFMATDMPTSPSSAPGKIYYGIMLGLVIGLLSILGVKNEILSYVLLILNPFTRIMNKVFRPVVFGYDVKEEMLRESGKMILLTLGIFVFAIVFTEFHKVGAMPYLVYLYILISTLNLISKKNKNKIIHKNLKM
- the rsxC gene encoding electron transport complex subunit RsxC, coding for MVRRISFRRIANILFNKNIDEDEKTIKKNTNKERQPMKPMTKNTKIKEIADPNLFYIPLSQHIGSPAIPIVEIGDHVKKYEKIGEISGNISANIHSPVSGDVVDIIDHLMANGKKVKTVIIVNDFQNTEETLTKRELRDLRLIKKEEIFKIIREAGIVGLGGAQFPTHVKYDIKFKKVETLIINGAECEPYLTSDYSVMKNFTTEIFRGLKVIQKLLNPKEIVIGIEEENKELIEIFEKIQKEEKFEVKVKLLPTIYPQGSELQLINTITQKKVKKGELPLEQGVIVSNVSTVKAIYNAFFEGKPLIERIVTISGEKARNIGNYKLKFGTPLYYIVNELKIVNEDKVIFGGPMMGTEVFDSRIPTVKGTSGILFLDTEEIERKNCISCGYCVEACPMNLMPFEFADYYKNGKYEKMITANIQNCIDCGACEFVCPSRVPLMESIKTGKLILSELEVKNNEK
- a CDS encoding nitronate monooxygenase, encoding MGVGISWDRLAGNVAKNGCLGTISAICTGYYQNMKFVKKAVNGRPLGTENAYNREALFEIFKNARKICGDKPLACNILHAINDYARVVKDALEAGANIIVTGAGLPLELPKLVKDYPDVEIVPIVSSARALKIICRKWKAAGKMPGAVIVEGPKSGGHQGAKYEELFAPEHQLEAILPPIKEERDKWGDFPIIAAGGIWDNNDIKNIMALGADAVQMGTRFIGTYECDASDVLKQVLIDAKEEDIVIVSSPVGYPGRAVKTNLIKTLEPNTKKIKCISNCVFPCERGKGANRVGYCIADSLGDAYLGRLQSGLFFSGANGWRLKELVHVKDLINELMTTN